In Sander vitreus isolate 19-12246 chromosome 8, sanVit1, whole genome shotgun sequence, the genomic window gctctgttttgtttggaatttacttggaacgtcaacagaagtgaccatgcaggaactcatagtgcatcTGTAATGAAAGATTTTTGAGTGAAGGAGTGAAATGATCACTGATAATAAGCTATTTGTTTTTCCATCAACAGGAATCAATACACCAATCAATGCTCATGTACAAATAGTTTAGGGGCAATGAGCGGTTGCTGTTGCAGTCACATGCTCTTTTTGTTGCTGTCTGTACATGACTTTCTTGTCCTTTAATTTTACTGAAAAATTACTGCATTTTACATATTTcccaatataaataaataaaatgtctcaaaCAGTGATAATAGGTATATTACTGTTATCCTTGCTAGTAATTATAAGCCTGTGAACAGAACATTTGTGGAATTCAAAGTGACTAGAGGTATTATGTAATACAGGGACTGTTGAATAGAGAGCTCAGGACTGATGGGCagcctttttttgttgctgttcatgttgtatatatatatatgtttttagaAACAATACACAGAGTTTTAACTGTGGGTCTCTGCCTTGTCTGTTGCGTGCATTGCAGCTGCAGCATGCGTTTATGTCGAGTTGTGTTAGTGCAGAGCTGTGTTGCTGGGGCTGTGTCACACAGGGAGTCACCACGGGAAGGAGGGACTTAGGCAGCAGGACAATGCTGGTGTTTGTGCAACGGCCCCTGAGTGGCGGCTGGGTCTCTCAGATCGCTTGCGCTTGACTACCATTGCTGCACGCATTGTTGAAGTGAAAGGAAAGTGGACAGCCTGATCCTGTCTGTGGGAGCACCGACAGAGGTAAGACCCCCATTCCCCACCGCTATATCTCTGTGATGGAAGAAAATTAAGTTTTTGAAAGCTGTCTCGTGGGGGCTTGTGCTATGTGAACTGTATGAGCGGGGTGTTCCAGTGCAGTTTCTGGGGGAAGCAGAAATCTGGGAGCTGGAGGTTGGCTTGCAGTCTGTGTTTTGGCAGGGTCACTACTGTGTGTGAATGGAGCTGAGCTGAAAGAAAGTTTCACAGAAAGAGGCTCAGTGAAAGGCATGTGTAGAATGTGACTAGGATCAAGCAATGGAAAAGACAGAGCGTAGAGGGGAgataaatagaaaatatatattaaaaaaaaaagtagaggtGATGGAAAATTATATAAATGAAGATGAGAAGATGATCAAAGCAAACATTGTTTCCCGTTACTCTCAGAGGAGAGGACAGGTTAGGATAGAGTGAAGGTTTACTGTGGTAAAAATAGAGGCGGAATGGAGGTGGATAGATTAAGAGAGATTAATTAGGAAGTCAGCAGGGGAAAAGGCAGCAAAAGAATgctaaaaaagagaaaacagcaaAGGAACGCAAGAGCTGTGAACCCAAGATAAGGTTTCAATAGCATTCGTATTATATGTGCTACACACTGCTGAGGGCTAGACTGCAAACCATTGTACTTCCAgaacaaataaaggaaaaaaaaccttgTCAAACTAATTTTACAACTTCCATTCAAATCTCCTTTTCAGTCCTTTGTTAAATGCTGGATTCCAAATGCGGTAAAAGAATACCGGTAAGCCCCTCATTTTCAGTTCTGCCCTCCTTGCTAGATCAAATACTCTTATCCCTTTTAGCTGACAGATTAGAGAGACTCAAGATGTTCTGTCTCAGTGTGGTAGTCCTGGGATATGCTGCTATTCACATTTATGAATGACTATATCTGGATTCAATATACTCTTTAGTTGATGCAAGGTGTGTCCTCTTTCACAAAGACACACTCCTATCGCCATCACAAATGTCTATTCAACAGGGCTTCATGGGGAATAGACAAACATTAGTCTCATGCTCTTTCATCTAATTCACTCACATATTAAcagcatgtgttttgtgtttccaggcagtgggagagagagtgggTTTTGGTGTAAGGCACATCAAAGCAGAAAGGCTGGCCGTACCAGGTAGGAGAAGAAGGCAGTTCATTGCTGCCACATTAAAAGAAGCAGTGAGCTGCATTTGTGGCGTGGGTGGGCAGGTGAGGGTTGAGCTGTGGTGACAACTTTGGGCTGCGTGCCAAAGTctgagaggaaagaggaagaggaaaaggaagaCCAAGAGGAGGGgtaggtggaggaggaggaggagaagaacaagaagaggAGTAGTGGGCCTGGAGCCCATAACCAAGCAGGATGGCAGAGAAGAAAGTTAGGTAAGTATCTCTACCATGTTTGTTTGGCTTAATGAAGAcagatcaaaatgtattcactaagtggtgtgtgtgtgtgtgtgtgtgtgtgtgtgtgtgtgtgtgtgtgtgtgtgtgcgtgcgtgcatgcgtgtgtgtgtgtgtgtgtgtgtgggcttctttaactatatttgtggggtccaaaaaatgggagtccagtatacttgtggggtcccaacagctttgtggggccaaaatgctgaaccccacaagtttaaagggctgtttaagggttaagacttggttttaggattagggttagaattaggttatggttagggtgagggtaagggttaaggttaggcatttagttgtgatggttaaggttagggtaacgGGCTAGGAAaagcattatgtcaatgacgggtccccacaaagatagtgccacaaatttgtgtgtgtgtgtgtgtgtgtgtgtgtgtgtgtgtgtgtgtgtgtgtgtgtgtgtgtgcctgctttATTTGTATCTTTGTCCATCAATGGCATTTGCATTGCTTGTGTTGGTGACTTGTTCTGTgcttacatttgtgtgtgtgtgtgcgtgtgtctatgTTGATCCTTCAGCAGTCTCCCTGCTAAGCTGATTAATGGGGGCGTGGCAGGCCTGGTTGGTGTGACATGTGTATTTCCTATTGACCTGGCCAAGACCCGCCTACAGAATCAGCAGGGGATCCAAGTCTACAAAGGAATGTGAGTACGGCTCCCCTGTCCCAATTTAACCCGATACTGTCATTGAGCTGCCACATCCATACAAAGACAAGGGCTTTCACATTACTGCGTTTTTTTTGCATCCCTGAACAGTACTTTTAAAATTATCATTGAGAAAAAGGCTCTAAATTCATCTCTATCTATATTAGTTAGGGAATGGCTACAGACAAATGTCAAAGTAACTGTAAAAGCATTTCAAAATATCTGCTGATGAACGGATGAATGGTGGTTAAATGTGCTCTCTTGTTAACAGTACTCTCTAATTTGAGCTACAAAGTAGTCAGAATAGATGACGCAGACTCACATACTATTCCACTGAATCTTACAGGGTGGAGCAGCACTGCTAAACACACTCTTCCCATATTTGGCCCAGTGTTTTTGTGAGATTGTGCAAAACTCCCTCATGGGGTCATATTCGGGAAATGGCTGTATACAGTGCGTGTTTTGATGGACCGTCGTGGTAACTTAACCGAAAACCACACAAACGTTTAAATGAATGCACTCAAACTATTTCACATTCAACTACTTCAGTTTGTGAGGAAGTTTTAAGAAATGCAGAGGAAAAAGATTCTGTATCCTTAAAAGACCGACCCTGAATTTTTAACTGCGCACATCTGGTGGGCATCAATGCTGTTGGCTGACTGGGCGTGGCCATCCGGTGTTAACCAGCACATTTCTCTGGTTTCCTACTGTGAGTCAGAGAAGGAAAATAGCTTGTATAACTTTCCTTCAAGGCCCAATCACGAGGTTGGATTTTTTTCTACTCTTTGCAAGGAAAAGAAATGTTCAACAGAACAGCTCATTGACACCACTGATCTCTGTCCAGTTTGTTGTTGTGACAGAATACAGAGTCATGGAGTATTTGGGTAAAGGCCAGGCTGGATGATGCTTTAATAATATTAAATCCATGTCTGTCATTAGAGCTAATGGTGAAGCATATGAACATTGGTGTGGTGTATTCTAggaccttttctttttctttttttactttaaaggcTGGACTGCCTGGCAAAGACGGTACGCTCGGAGGGCTATTTTGGATGCTACAGAGGTAttctttgcatttctaatccctGTGACAAACAACACTACAACTGTGCTTTACTATAAACTTAATCTGGCCACCTACGCTGTTGTTTCTACTGTTCTATTTGTGTACCTCAGTGGAAACTGTCTGTCACAAAGGGTTTGTCTTTTCCAGGTGCAGCGGTGAACCTCACTCTAGTTACACCAGAAAAAGCCATCAAGCTAGCTGCCAATGACGTCTTCAGACAGAAGCTCTCTAAGGATGGGTAAATTGATGTTTTCCCTTCGATTATACATCACATGATGAAGCTGCATACAAAGCATCTCAAGCTACAGTATACAGTAGCTCTAGCTGAAACGTAGCCTACCTTTAAATTCATTGCATTACAGTAGATACTGTTTTCTTTAATAAGTAAGCATTTATTATAGTCTTACAAattccttaaagtgctcatattatgctttttggctttttcaccttgcctttattgtgtcatatatcttttttttgtgcatgtaataggtttacaaagtgaaaaagcccaaagtcccccccaaagggacttaccatctccaacagaaaacactgttcacaaactgctccaaacagctctattgtagtccagcctttacttcagagacaaacgtggtcactttggaacacacgttataatgctcgcctagctgctagcatggcacgccctcatactctgcttctgactggctagtagtccttacctaggtactgtgcatgagcgactcccaacaaaagtgcaatgtctcactctgtagctaaaacagagagctcaacacacagggtgaaaagaggagctgcagcaatgtgcagtacaacaaaaaaattgtgttttttgaaaattaaaccatgtaaacctattctggtacaacctcaaaatacaattatgaaactgaaaatgagcataatatgagcactttaagattagTTTGTTTGCTTGCCAGATTTTTAACAAGATcaacaaacacatttgttactGATTGGcatatattaaagtgctcattttatgctcattttgtatttagatgttatatcaaaataggtttacatggtttaattttcaataaacaccatatttttgttgtactgcacattgctgcagctcctcttttcaccatgtgtgttgagctctctgttttagctacagtcTTTTAGCTACAGTCTTCTCACTtctgtcccatctttgttggagtcgcacatgtgctgatacaaagtgatgcacgttcatcacggaagtaaaggctggactacaatagagctgtttggagcagtttgtgaacagtgttttctgttggagagggtaagtccctttggggggggactttaggctttttcactttgtaaacctataacgttaacaaaaatatatataacacaataaaggaaagggaaaaagccaaaaagcataacatgagcactttaaaaatctCAAGCTTGTGTATTTGCCCTCATAAATTAATACATGGACTCATGGCCTGTTATTATAGAAGCttatttttgttattcttgCACGTGAGTATAACCAAGCCTTTAATGTGTTTTCAGGCATTTGCCCCTGTGGGGGGAGGTGCTGGCAGGCTGTGGGGCTGGGACCTGTCAGGTGGTAGTCACCACTCCCATGGAGATGCTTAAGATCCAGCTGCAGGATGCAGGAAGGCTCGGTGAGTTGGTCATTTAGTtggatttaatgtttttttttcttttttctcagaaCTTTTTCTTTGTACAAATACCAAGATGCAGTGTGTCGAAATGTATGTCAGTGTAAAATGATGCAATGCACTGGCATCTTGGGAAATCCTATTCAGGAATTAAATCACCTCTGAAAATTGCACCTTCTGTCTTATTTATGCTAACATTGATTTGGTGTAggaccagtgtgtaggattAAGTGCCATCTAGCACCAACTGAATACCCCTCACTCAACCCTCCCTTTCAAATCGTGTAGAACGTACAGCAGCGGAAAGCCCTCTTTagagccagtgtttggtttgtccgttCTGGGCTACTGGAGAAACCTAGCGGTGCAACATGGTGGTCTCCATCCAAAAGGACCCGCTCCCTATGTAAATATGAAGGGCTGATTCTAACCTGACGAAAACACAACAATTCTTAGATTCAGGTGattaggttaggttaggttacttTATTGATACCCGTAGGTAAACTAGTTTTACAGTCTAAGAGAGGCGGGACATCCTTaaacataacatgcaacacacaaaacattaaaacatataaaaacaggTAATAAAACATGGATAAAAAGGAATAGAAAACAGTACATAACCAAAGTGCTTGTGCGTTTTGTGCAAATAATTTTACTGTGATTACATATACACTAATAAAACAAtagttataaatattatattccaGTTCTGCCAATAGATCCCACTTAATCCTACACACTGTTCCCTTAAGACATGCAGGAACCATGCCTCTCAATAAATTAGACCCAATGTGAGCATTCACACATTGTTTATAAATGTGACATATGAATAGCCTgtcaagccagacccacatccagatgttgagtctgggaactcaccattgacggagctcaatctgaggggcgggataaatggttgtctttcaaattccctctgcacgcaataggatagagctacaaccaaccagagcaacgaagaaggtagcagagctagttgatagatttaacttttgccgtatccggtcgacaaaaaactccgaacacatctttcttttttaagaatgacttcagtgccgttcttggttcttttctcaaagaaaagctgaactccaagtcttccagaagaccgctgctcccagcagcagcagccataagcccgcccaccgactctatacacgatgtgattggcctgaccagagtttggtttttccagctcgcaagccaacggagagtgcctagaccccccacCCTGGCTGCATActaaatttgctgccgctaggctgcgtctagatttctaggctaacatATGAAAGCATCTTTTGGCAAACTTCccattgacttttttttgtcaaaaatgGGAAAAccaggggcgacctctagctcacccagtaagtgcgtgcgccccatgttggctgagtcctttgcagcggcccgggggTCGAATCTGACCCTTTGCtacgtgtcatcccccatctctctcccacctttcctgtctatccactgtcgccacaaataaagggaaaagcctccaaaaaagaatctttaaaaaataaataaatgggaaAACCAAAGGTTGGTAACCCATATGTTGTTCAGTAACAGTTGTGGCTGCAGGATTCCATTTGCCTGCATGTGTTTTCTAACCTGGGACAATCTGTGTTTGACTATCAGCCGCCCAGAGGTCTGTTCCAACTCCAGCTCAGGCTGCTGCCCCTGGTCCAGCTCCATCATTGGTGGCCCCCCCACCAGCGCGACCGAACCCTCCACCTCGGACCTCGGCCACCAGCATCACTGTGGATCTGCTGAAAACTCGAGGGCTGGCAGGCCTCTACAGGGGGGCAGGAGCCACCTTAATGAGGtcatacacacaaagacataaacacactctcacacatacttacaatataaaataataatataaaaatacatataagtACATAGCAGCAGGAGAAAAGTCAGCCATGATCCAGAATTTTGAACTATTCCAGACAGCTTGTTTCTCGTGTCCATTATAATTCATTGTCTCTTGACCTCACTGGTGTCACACTCAGTCCATGACATTATGCTTTTTATACTCTGCTCTCATGTTggaaacctttaaaaaaagatcacTTACATGAGCATGCACAGTGGAGCACGTGCCTCTTCGGAACAGGTAGCTCtgcttggttcccagtattttTTTCACAACTTTAAAACTACAAGCGCGGTTCAATCAGTGCGGTTCAATCGGATGCGGCTGATCTGAGATTCGGCGTGTCCCCT contains:
- the slc25a18 gene encoding mitochondrial glutamate carrier 1 isoform X2 → MAEKKVSLPAKLINGGVAGLVGVTCVFPIDLAKTRLQNQQGIQVYKGMLDCLAKTVRSEGYFGCYRGAAVNLTLVTPEKAIKLAANDVFRQKLSKDGHLPLWGEVLAGCGAGTCQVVVTTPMEMLKIQLQDAGRLAAQRSVPTPAQAAAPGPAPSLVAPPPARPNPPPRTSATSITVDLLKTRGLAGLYRGAGATLMRDVPFSMIYFPLFANLNALGREKVGNVQARAPFWQSFLAGCGAGSVAAVAVTPLDVIKTRLQTLQKGEGEDTYRGIVDCTRRIMMREGPSAFLKGATCRALVIAPLFGIAQGVYFLGVGETVLGLLG
- the slc25a18 gene encoding mitochondrial glutamate carrier 1 isoform X1, yielding MAEKKVSSLPAKLINGGVAGLVGVTCVFPIDLAKTRLQNQQGIQVYKGMLDCLAKTVRSEGYFGCYRGAAVNLTLVTPEKAIKLAANDVFRQKLSKDGHLPLWGEVLAGCGAGTCQVVVTTPMEMLKIQLQDAGRLAAQRSVPTPAQAAAPGPAPSLVAPPPARPNPPPRTSATSITVDLLKTRGLAGLYRGAGATLMRDVPFSMIYFPLFANLNALGREKVGNVQARAPFWQSFLAGCGAGSVAAVAVTPLDVIKTRLQTLQKGEGEDTYRGIVDCTRRIMMREGPSAFLKGATCRALVIAPLFGIAQGVYFLGVGETVLGLLG